The Magnetovibrio sp. PR-2 genomic interval TTGCGTCATGCACCCTCCCACATCAATTTCTCTCACATGAGTGACATAAAAAATGTACTCACCTTCCAGTGTGAAATTATATCAGATGTTAGACTTTCCGGCTAGGCTCCAGTACCCTTTGAGGCATGAAACTTTCACATAAAGTCTTTGCCGCGACCTTTGTCATTTCCCTGTGTGCACTGATCGGTGTTGCGTTCCATACCGTGGACCGCATCACCGATATTTTGGTCGCGCGCGCCTTGGATGGTGTGCAAGAAAATGTCCATGAAAACAGCCGTATTTTGTCCGACGCACTGGAAACGACCAAGGCGGAATTACATGTTTTGTCATCGATGTTGTCGGTGCGCAAAAGCCTATCCGCAACCCCACCGCCGATCGCTTTGCGTGAACTGCAACAGGTCTTTGCGCGCCTCATCAGCGCCACACCCTATTATTCTCAAGTGCGCCTGATCAGCGCTGAAAACAACGGCTTGGAAATCGTGCGGGCGGAACGTGTCGAAAGCTCCATTGTTATTCGCCAAGCAGACGAATTACAGGCCAAAGGCAGTCGCTATTACGTCACGGAGACATTGCAACTCGACTTAGGGGAAGTCTTTATTTCCGACCTGGATCTCAACCGTGAATTCGGCGCCATTGTTGAACCACACCAACCTGTGTTTCGCGTTGCCGTCCCGGTCCATAACGAAACCCGCCAAAACCCCTTGGGCATTTTGGTTATCAACGTTGACTTCAAAGAAGTCGCCAAGCGGTTTCGCTACAATGCCGACATTGGCTACCCGGTTGTCACCAACATGAGCGGCGCGTATCTGCACCACCCCGACGACAACAAAACCTTTGCATGGGAGTTCGGACGGGACGAGACCTTACCCGGAGACTTCGCCATCGCCACACAATGGAACGCGTGGGCCGAAGGATCGAAAGCCGTCCCCCTATCCCTCACAACGCATGATCACATCATTTCCGTCCAGCATTTGGATGCCTATACCCAAGATAAGCCCAATGCTGTCGACTGGGTTATTGGCGCAATTTTGTCGCGCACCGCAATCAACGCCATCGGCACGTCGCTGCGTGAACATTTGTATATAACCCTTGCCTTGATCAGCATCTTGTTGGCCTTAGCCTTAGGCGCGATTACGGCTTGGCTGATGCGCCCCATCACGGATCTAACAGAAGCCGCCAACGCCATTGCCGAAGGCCAACCGGATGTGGAAATCTTCGTCACCAGCCGTGACGAGGTCGGCGTTCTTGCCAAAGCCCTCGATCAGATGTTGCATTCCCTGCGTGAAATGGCACGCAATGAAGAGCTCGCCACCATGGGCCGCATGGCGGTGATGATCGCGCACGATTTACGTAATGCGTTGTCCGCTGTGAAAATGAACTTACAGATCCTCAACACCCAAGTGGACGACCCCGACCTGCTCGGACAAATCGAAATTGCATTAGCACAAGCGCTTCACATGGAAAATATCTTGCGCGACTTGATGTCCTATTCAAAGCCCGACCGCCTCCAGCCCGATTGGCAAGACACGTGCAATATGCTCGACACGTGTGCTGCCGCCGTTTTGCCCAATGCCCATGCATCCAACATTTCACTCACAAAATCGTATTCGACGGGTATTCCTGCGATCTATTGTGATCGCACCAAAATACTACAAGCCGTGCAAAACCTTCTGCACAATGCCATTCAAGCCGTCGGCGAAGGGGGCGAGGTCGATCTTCGAGCGTATAGCGATTATTCGGATGGCCAACACGCGGTCATCATCAAGGTCACCGACAATGGTCACGGCATTGACGCAGAGATTCTTGAGACCTTGTTCGACCCCTTTACGACGACGCGCGCAAAAGGAACTGGCCTGGGGCTTGCCATTGTCCATCGCATCGTTGAACAGCACGGCGGTGATGTGTGGGCGCACGACCGCAAAGACACAACAGGGGCCGAATTTGGCCTGTGCCTGCCCATTGAAGGCCTGCTGGCCATGTCAGACGCGCCCTAATGCGTTAGAGAGCACGTGAGACACTTCATCCTCGCCTTCTTCTTCCAAATAGCTGAGGAACGTGCGTGCCGCACGTGATAAATGTTTGCCGTCGCGATGGGCTGCAAACCAACGCCTGCGCAGCGGGAACCCTTGAACGTCCAGGACCGACAAAACACCTGCATCCAGTTCCAGATGCAAACTGTGCAATGACAACACTGCAATGCCCAGACCGCCCAGAACACCTTGTTTGATCGCTTCCGCACTGGCGAGTTCGATGTAAGGTGCTATCTTCAACTCTTCATTTGCGAATATTTGTTCGACGGCCTTGCGCGTACCGGATCCCGGTTCACGCCCAACAATGCGTTCTTCCAAAACGCGCTCCAATTTCACGTTCTTTTTTCCCACCAACGGATGATCGGGCTTGGCAACAAAGACCAATACGTTTTCCAAAAAAGGGTGTTCGACGACGGGCAGGTCTTCGGGCGGCTGACCCATAATAAACACATCGCCTTCATTGGCATTGATGGCGCTCAGCAGCTTTGCCCTATTTGTGATTTGCAAGCGCGGCTCGACCTTGGGGTAGCGTTTGACAAAATTGCCCAACAAGTGCGGTAAAAAATATTTAGCCGAGCTCACCACCGTCACATTCAAGGGCCCCGCCACTTCGCCGCGCAAATCGTCCAAGCCGGATTCCAACGCGCTCATACGCTCCAAGATATCTTGGCATGCCGCATAGACTTCCTCGCCGGCCGTGGTCAAGTGCATGGCCTTACCGATGTGTTCCAGCAAAGGCATGCCGATTTTTTCTTCCAGCCGCTTAATTTGGATGGAGACGGCCGGCTGGGTCAGGTGCACATCTTCCGCAGCACGGGTGATGCTTTTGTGACGCGCCACGGCGTCAAAAAGGCGAAGTTGTTGAAGTGTCGCGTGTATCATCTGTCCATATACATTTGTTAATGCCAAACATAAAAACAATTAAGTGTTCGTTATTTTAGAATTACACTAAGTTTTGCTCCGAAGCAATAACCAAGCATTTTTGTCGGGATTATCCCTACACCAAATGTGGTCAAAACAAGGAGCAACACATCATGGCGAAGACCTACGATGCAGGGGTAAAAGAATATCGGGAAACATATTGGATGCCCGATTACACCCCCAAAGACACTGATTTTCTTGCCTGTTTTAAAGTTATCCCCCAAGAAGGCGTTCCGCGCGAAGAGGCCGCAGCCGCTGTCGCCGCTGAATCGTCCACCGGCACTTGGACTACGGTGTGGACCGATTTGTTGACGGATTTGGACTACTATAAGGGCCGTGCCTACGCCATCGAAGATGTGCCGGGTAGCGACGACTCGTTTTACGCCTTTATCGCCTATCCCATTGATCTGTTCGAAGAAGGTTCGGTTGTGAACATCCTCACGTCGCTGGTCGGCAACGTGTTCGGTTTCAAAGCCGTGCGTGCCCTGCGTCTGGAAGACATCCGTGTACCGCGGGCCTACGTCATGACCTGTGGCGGTCCGCCGAACGGCATCCAAGTCGAACGCGACATTTTGAACAAATACGGACGGCCGCTATTGGGTTGCACCATCAAACCGAAACTGGGCTTGTCCGCTAAAAACTACGGTAGGGCCTGCTACGAAGGTCTGCGCGGCGGTCTGGATTTCACCAAAGATGATGAAAACGTGAACTCCCAACCGTTCATGCGTTGGCGTCAGCGTTTCGACTTTGTCATGGAAGCCATCCAAAAAGCCGAAGCCGAAACGGGTGAGCGCAAAGGTCACTACTTAAACGTCACCGCACCGACCCCGGAAGAAATGTACAAACGTGCAGAGTACGCCAAGGAAATCGGCGCACCGATCATCATGCACGATTACCTGACGGGTGGCTTCACCGCCAACACGGGCCTTGCCAACTGGTGTCGCGACAACGGCATGTTGCTGCACATCCACCGCGCCATGCACGCTGTGTTGGACCGCAACCCCAACCACGGTATTCACTTCCGCGTTCTGACCAAGATGCTGCGCTTGTCAGGTGGTGATCACCTGCATTCGGGCACCGTTGTCGGGAAGCTGGAAGGCGACCGCGACGCGACCTTGGGCTGGATCGATTTGATGCGCGACAGCTATATCAAAGAAGACCGCACCCGCGGCATCATGTTCGACCAAGACTGGGGTGCCATGCCGGGCGTTATTCCGGTGGCTTCCGGTGGTATCCACGTCTGGCACATGCCGGCACTGGTCAACATCTTTGGAGATGACAGCTGCCTGCAGTTCGGTGGCGGCACTTTGGGTCACCCGTGGGGCAACGCTGCTGGTGCAGCTGCGAACCGCGTGGCTGTCGAAGCCTGCGTCGAAGCCCGCAACGAAGGTCGTGAACTTGAGAAAGAGGGTAAAGACATCCTCACCAAAGCTGCAGCAAGCAGCCCTGAGCTCAAGATGGCCATGGAAACGTGGAAAGAAATCAAATTCGAATTCGACACCGTCGATAAGCTGGACGTGGCTCACAAATAAAAGCCCCAACCAACGTCCAACGCCCCTGGTCCGGGTTCTCTCCTGTATCTCTACCCGGCCAGGGGAACTTCATCGACAATTAGAATTCGTAACTCATGAAGGAATAAAACAATGAGTGATATGCAAGATTACAAATCGAGCTTGAGCGATACCGACTCACGCAAATTTGAAACCTTCTCCTACCTGCCGACCATGGATGCCGATCAAATCCGCCGCCAAGTGGAATACATCGTATCCAAAGGCTGGAACCCGGCTGTGGAACACACCGAACCGGAAAATGCCATGAGCAACTTCTGGTACATGTGGAAACTGCCGCTGTTCGGCGAAACCGATGTGGACCGCATCCTGGCCGAAGCCGAAGCGTGCCACAAGGCGCACCCGAACAACCACGTGCGTCTAATCGGTTTCGATAACTACGCACAGTCCAAGGGGACCGAAATGGTCGTCTATCGCGGCAAACCCGTCTAAGACCAGGGTCTTCAAAACCGCAGAAGAAGCCCCTGGTCTGCACCCGGCCAGGGGCTTTTTTGCCAACTATGAAAACATAAAAATTATTAAATAGGGACAGGTCCGATGAACAGTATTTCAAAACAGTACGAAGTTAAAAAAGAGCCCTTCTACAAAACCGTCGGGCAAGAAGAAGACCTTTACCAAGCCGCCTATGCGCGCCGCATGCCGGTGATGCTCAAGGGCCCGACGGGATGCGGAAAATCGCGCTTTGTGGAATACATGGCCTACAAACTGGGTCGCCCGTTGATTACGGTGGCGTGTAACGAAGACATGACCGCATCCGATCTGGTGGGGCGTTTCTTGTTGGATAAAGACGGCACCAAATGGCAAGATGGGCCGTTGGCCACCGCTGCACGCATTGGTGCCATCTGTTATCTGGACGAAGTGGTCGAGGCCCGCCAAGACACCACCGTCGTCATCCACCCCCTGACCGATCACCGCCGCACGCTTCCCTTGGATAAAAAGGGCGAGCTAATCGAAGCCCACGAAGACTTCCAATTGGTGATTTCGTACAACCCCGGCTACCAGAGCCTGATGAAGGATCTCAAACAATCCACCAAGCAGCGTTTTGGTGCGTTGGACTTCGACTATCCCGAAGCCGAGTTGGAAGCCGAGATCGTGTCGAAAGAAACCGGCTGCGATGGCGAGATCGCAAACAAACTGGTGCAGATCGCACACCGCACGCGCAACCTGAAAGGCCACGGCTTGGACGAAGGCATCTCCACCCGTCTATTGGTCTATGCCGGTCAAATGATCGCCGAAGGTGTCGATCCCCTAGCCGCTTGCAAGATGACGCTGGTGACGCCGCTCACCGACGACCCTGACATGCGCGAAACGCTGGACGCGGCTGTCGCGACCTTCTTCGTTGATTGAGGAAACGTCTAGACGTGAGGTACGGACATGACCGTCGATCTCGAAGACTACAAAGCGTGCTTGGCACAAGCCGGACCTGACGCGCTCGCCAACTTGGAAGCCACCTTCCACGAAGCCGCCCGGGTGATGTCGCCCGCAGGTTTGCAAGATTATATGGAAGGGGCCAAGGGCCTATGTAACTTGGGGCGGGGCCACGATGTGGTTTTAACCTATCTGGAAGAAATGCCCGCCGTTGTACAAGAATGCGGCGAAGACATCATCCGCGATTGCATCGAAGCCGCCATGAAGCTGTCGTCCATGACGTCCGGCGAAGTCATCGCGCTGCTGTTTTCCAGTCTGCCCACAGCGGCACGGCGTTTGGGCGACCCGGAACTGTTGCGCGGGTACTTAACGTTGATCCACCAACTATCGGCCAAGGCATCACGCGGCCTGCGGCCCATGTTGGGCAATGTGGACGAACTCCTGTCCAAACTAACCTTGTCGGGACTGAAACGCTGGGCCAACTTCGGCGCAGAAGCGTATCGTCGCGATCTGCAAAACTTGGTGAAGTATTTCAATTTAGAAAGTGCTGACAGCCTCAAAGTTTTGCAAAAAGAACGGCGCGGCACGTTGTTTATTGATACCCAACGCAAGCTAAACTTCTATCTGCGCGCCCTGTGGGGACGGGACTTTTTCCTGCGCCCCACCGCCGCCGATCACGAAGGTTTTAAGCCTTACGTCGAACATCACGTGATGCACCTGCCCGACGCCGTTGACGGCATTGGCGATATTTCCGGACTGGAGCTTTATCGCGCCCAAGCCGCACACTTGGCCGCCCACATCAACTACACCCAAGCCCCGATTTCTGCCGAGGCCTTGAGCCCCGCACAGATCTTTTTCATCGGCTTGATCGAAGACGCACGGGTGGAATACCAAGCGGTGCAAGACTTCCCGGGTTTGAAGAAACTTTGGGGCCGTTTGCTCAGCTTGGAATTTGACCGTCCCATCGAGCACGACACCGTCGCCGTGCTAGAACACTTTGCCCTCGCCTTGAACAATCAAACCCGGGCTATGGGCGATGAACAGTTGGATCGCTTGCTAGCGCAATTCCACGACAACATTGAAAACCGCCAAAACGACAATCAGTTTTCGTGGGATTTGGGCATGGCGTTGTTCCATGTATTTGCCGAACGCAAAGACGTGCCCAGCCTACGCATCTTGGAATCCATTCGCATTCCGTACCGCGACGACAACCGCTTCGTTTGGGAATTCGAAGAGTTTAATTGGGATGAACACGGGACCGAGTACATCCCCGCCTCTCAACGCCAAGTGCGCAAATACGTCACCGCCGTTGAAATGGCCAACGAAGTGGACTGCGAACTGGCCGGTGATGATGCCCAGGAAATCTGGGTGTGCCCGACCGAATTCATGCCCTACGAAGACGCGGGTGAAGCCACTGAAAGCTTTAACGACTGGTGGGGGAAAGAGCCGATCTCTGACCCGTTTCACTACCAAGAATGGGACTATCAGGTGCAGCTCTACCGTCCCGATTGGGCCACAGTCTATGAACGTCGCCCAACCAAAGGTGATGCCGAGGACGTGGACCGCATCTTACTTGAATACAAACCCGTCGCGCACAAAATCAAAAAGATCATCGACATGCTGTCTCCCGAAGGCGTGCAGCGGGAACGCAACATGGAAGACGGAGACGAAGTTGACATCAACGCCGCCGTAGACGCCATGGTCAGCATTCGCATGGGTGAACAACCCAACCCGCGCATCACCATGCGCAATGTCATCAAAAACCGCGACTTGGCGGTAACGGTGCTGTTGGACTTGTCCGAATCCACCAACGAAAAAATGGATGGATCGGACAAAACCGTGTTGGAGCTCACCCGCGAAGCCGCCACTTTGGTCTCCACCGCCATCAACGGCATCGGCGATCCGTTCTCCGTCCACGGTTTTGCCTCCGATGGACGTCACGACGTGCATTATTATCGCTTCAAGGACTTCAAACAAAAGTTCGACGACGATGTCAAAGCCCGTTTGGACGGCATGAAGGGCGGCCTGTCCACCCGTATGGGCGCGGCCATGCGTCATGCAGGACAGCATCTTTTGAAACAGCCCGAACGGCGCAAGCTGTTGTTGTTGGTGACGGACGGTGAACCCGCAGATATTGACGAGCGCGATCCCCAGCACCTGCGCCATGACACCAAAAAGGCGGTCGAAGAATTGTATTCCAAAGGTGTGATGACCTATTGTCTGACCCTGGACCCCAATGCCGACACATATGTCAAACGCATCTTCGGCATTAACAACTACACCGTCGTCGATCACGTCGACCGCTTGCCTGAAAAGCTGCCGACGCTGTTCGCCAGCCTCACACGTTAAGGAGAGAAGCCATGGAACCCAAAAGCTACGTGGGGATCGACAACGAAATCAACGGTGGTATGACCGACACAGCCAAAATCATTCGCGACGCTTGGGCATTTGGCATCATCCCTGAAACTGAGACCTGTCAAGGCTGGCTCGCGGGCGGAATTGAGGACTTGTGGCGCAAGGTCGATACTGAGTGGGAAAAGTACGGGTTTTTGGTTTCAAACCTCCCCGATGACATTCTCGAAAATTTCCTGCGCATTCAAACCGAAGCCATAGACAAGGCCAAGGCTGCGGGTTGGGACGGCGCGAACGAACTGGTGGGAGACGATTAGGAGCCTCTATGTACACCCGCCATCTCGAAGTGCCCGCCTATTCCCGGGGCCCAGCCCAAATCCAGGCCCCGCATTACAACATTGTTCAGCGGGCCTTAATACGAAAGCCCGACGGACTTCGCTTATCGCTTCCGGGCCTCAGAACCTTAGAT includes:
- a CDS encoding ATP-binding protein; translation: MKLSHKVFAATFVISLCALIGVAFHTVDRITDILVARALDGVQENVHENSRILSDALETTKAELHVLSSMLSVRKSLSATPPPIALRELQQVFARLISATPYYSQVRLISAENNGLEIVRAERVESSIVIRQADELQAKGSRYYVTETLQLDLGEVFISDLDLNREFGAIVEPHQPVFRVAVPVHNETRQNPLGILVINVDFKEVAKRFRYNADIGYPVVTNMSGAYLHHPDDNKTFAWEFGRDETLPGDFAIATQWNAWAEGSKAVPLSLTTHDHIISVQHLDAYTQDKPNAVDWVIGAILSRTAINAIGTSLREHLYITLALISILLALALGAITAWLMRPITDLTEAANAIAEGQPDVEIFVTSRDEVGVLAKALDQMLHSLREMARNEELATMGRMAVMIAHDLRNALSAVKMNLQILNTQVDDPDLLGQIEIALAQALHMENILRDLMSYSKPDRLQPDWQDTCNMLDTCAAAVLPNAHASNISLTKSYSTGIPAIYCDRTKILQAVQNLLHNAIQAVGEGGEVDLRAYSDYSDGQHAVIIKVTDNGHGIDAEILETLFDPFTTTRAKGTGLGLAIVHRIVEQHGGDVWAHDRKDTTGAEFGLCLPIEGLLAMSDAP
- a CDS encoding nitric oxide reductase activation protein NorD, which gives rise to MTVDLEDYKACLAQAGPDALANLEATFHEAARVMSPAGLQDYMEGAKGLCNLGRGHDVVLTYLEEMPAVVQECGEDIIRDCIEAAMKLSSMTSGEVIALLFSSLPTAARRLGDPELLRGYLTLIHQLSAKASRGLRPMLGNVDELLSKLTLSGLKRWANFGAEAYRRDLQNLVKYFNLESADSLKVLQKERRGTLFIDTQRKLNFYLRALWGRDFFLRPTAADHEGFKPYVEHHVMHLPDAVDGIGDISGLELYRAQAAHLAAHINYTQAPISAEALSPAQIFFIGLIEDARVEYQAVQDFPGLKKLWGRLLSLEFDRPIEHDTVAVLEHFALALNNQTRAMGDEQLDRLLAQFHDNIENRQNDNQFSWDLGMALFHVFAERKDVPSLRILESIRIPYRDDNRFVWEFEEFNWDEHGTEYIPASQRQVRKYVTAVEMANEVDCELAGDDAQEIWVCPTEFMPYEDAGEATESFNDWWGKEPISDPFHYQEWDYQVQLYRPDWATVYERRPTKGDAEDVDRILLEYKPVAHKIKKIIDMLSPEGVQRERNMEDGDEVDINAAVDAMVSIRMGEQPNPRITMRNVIKNRDLAVTVLLDLSESTNEKMDGSDKTVLELTREAATLVSTAINGIGDPFSVHGFASDGRHDVHYYRFKDFKQKFDDDVKARLDGMKGGLSTRMGAAMRHAGQHLLKQPERRKLLLLVTDGEPADIDERDPQHLRHDTKKAVEELYSKGVMTYCLTLDPNADTYVKRIFGINNYTVVDHVDRLPEKLPTLFASLTR
- a CDS encoding LysR substrate-binding domain-containing protein; the encoded protein is MIHATLQQLRLFDAVARHKSITRAAEDVHLTQPAVSIQIKRLEEKIGMPLLEHIGKAMHLTTAGEEVYAACQDILERMSALESGLDDLRGEVAGPLNVTVVSSAKYFLPHLLGNFVKRYPKVEPRLQITNRAKLLSAINANEGDVFIMGQPPEDLPVVEHPFLENVLVFVAKPDHPLVGKKNVKLERVLEERIVGREPGSGTRKAVEQIFANEELKIAPYIELASAEAIKQGVLGGLGIAVLSLHSLHLELDAGVLSVLDVQGFPLRRRWFAAHRDGKHLSRAARTFLSYLEEEGEDEVSHVLSNALGRV
- a CDS encoding ribulose bisphosphate carboxylase small subunit, with amino-acid sequence MSDMQDYKSSLSDTDSRKFETFSYLPTMDADQIRRQVEYIVSKGWNPAVEHTEPENAMSNFWYMWKLPLFGETDVDRILAEAEACHKAHPNNHVRLIGFDNYAQSKGTEMVVYRGKPV
- a CDS encoding CbbQ/NirQ/NorQ/GpvN family protein codes for the protein MNSISKQYEVKKEPFYKTVGQEEDLYQAAYARRMPVMLKGPTGCGKSRFVEYMAYKLGRPLITVACNEDMTASDLVGRFLLDKDGTKWQDGPLATAARIGAICYLDEVVEARQDTTVVIHPLTDHRRTLPLDKKGELIEAHEDFQLVISYNPGYQSLMKDLKQSTKQRFGALDFDYPEAELEAEIVSKETGCDGEIANKLVQIAHRTRNLKGHGLDEGISTRLLVYAGQMIAEGVDPLAACKMTLVTPLTDDPDMRETLDAAVATFFVD
- a CDS encoding form I ribulose bisphosphate carboxylase large subunit, yielding MAKTYDAGVKEYRETYWMPDYTPKDTDFLACFKVIPQEGVPREEAAAAVAAESSTGTWTTVWTDLLTDLDYYKGRAYAIEDVPGSDDSFYAFIAYPIDLFEEGSVVNILTSLVGNVFGFKAVRALRLEDIRVPRAYVMTCGGPPNGIQVERDILNKYGRPLLGCTIKPKLGLSAKNYGRACYEGLRGGLDFTKDDENVNSQPFMRWRQRFDFVMEAIQKAEAETGERKGHYLNVTAPTPEEMYKRAEYAKEIGAPIIMHDYLTGGFTANTGLANWCRDNGMLLHIHRAMHAVLDRNPNHGIHFRVLTKMLRLSGGDHLHSGTVVGKLEGDRDATLGWIDLMRDSYIKEDRTRGIMFDQDWGAMPGVIPVASGGIHVWHMPALVNIFGDDSCLQFGGGTLGHPWGNAAGAAANRVAVEACVEARNEGRELEKEGKDILTKAAASSPELKMAMETWKEIKFEFDTVDKLDVAHK